GGCGGGTGATCGACGTGGACGTGGTATGGCCCAACCGGTGGCGGACCGCCTACATCACCGCGCTCGCGGGCGCGGGGCTGACGGCGGTGCTGGCGGGCGCGTTCCTGGTGCGGGGCCTGAGCGTTGCGACTTCGGCGAGCACACCGGCGCTGGACCACCCTGCCCACACGCGGCTGTGGGTGCTGCCGAGCGTCATGCTGGTCGTCGGCTGCGTGCTGGCGATCCGGCTCGTGCTTGCGCGGGAGAGCTTCCGCCGGCGCACACCCGAACGGCGGGCGTCGGCGATCTTCTGGTCGTGGGCCGCGCTGTTCGGCGCGGCCGCGCTGCTGCTGCTCGCGGAGGTCACGCTGGCCTAGTGCCACCGAGATGTCTTCATCTCGGTGCTCCGCCTGTTCAGCACGACCCCCCGCCCAGCACGTGGAAGAAGGCTTCGATGTCCTGGTCGGTCGCGGTGTCGCCATCGCCGTTGAAGTCGGCGGAGGCGCAGGCGGCGCAGCAGGTGCCGCCGAGGCAGGCGAAGAACGCCTCGATGTCCTGGTCGGTGCCGATGTCGCCGTCGCCGTTGAAGTCGGCGTCGAAGTAGCAGGAGGGGCCGCCGGCCGCGACGCGCAGGTAGGTGGTGAGGGGCGTGCCCTCGGCGTACACCTCGAGCACGCGCCCGCCGCCGATGACTGGAACCTGGACCGACGTGAAGCTGCCGTGGGTGTTGGCCTGGTGCTGGAGCAGCGGCACCACGTCGCCGACGCGGAGGGCGTTGCTGTTGCGCACTTCCACGACGAGCGGGCCGTCAAGGATGGTGTCCCCGAAGCTCGCTGCGGAGCGGCGGACCACGGGCGTGGGCGGGTCGATCAGGCCGTCGACCTTGAGCGTGAGCCCGCCTTGGAAGCCCCCGAAGGTGGAGAGGGTGTTGATCGATGCCTGGTCGAACTCGGCGGGCGCGTAGTGGCGGCCCCACACCTGGACCTGGCCACCGGGCCCGGCGCTGAACACGCCGCGGTACTCGGAGTTGCTGCTCTGGGCGACCCAGTTGTAGTTGCCGGTGAGGGTGACGGTGGTCGCGGCGTCGCC
The sequence above is drawn from the Phycisphaerales bacterium genome and encodes:
- a CDS encoding zinc ribbon domain-containing protein translates to MSTADRSFEVGEVVWSDALVWYAADVAFSKLPTFITEAREDALQNVPKWQRHLMNHPTPCPDCGYDLHKVTSGRCPECGRVIDVDVVWPNRWRTAYITALAGAGLTAVLAGAFLVRGLSVATSASTPALDHPAHTRLWVLPSVMLVVGCVLAIRLVLARESFRRRTPERRASAIFWSWAALFGAAALLLLAEVTLA